The following proteins are encoded in a genomic region of Acidobacteriota bacterium:
- a CDS encoding class I SAM-dependent methyltransferase: MTEETVHSLDPEALDIFARKGTQGGPDVPQAGPANGVKVRRVLQLTRDFARRPFEDLRILDLGCGEGVYAIEASLRGAEVLAVDARTGRMEQGAACAARHGLANVRFVQGDVRNVTRDGVGSFDVVYLLGLLYHLDAPDLFAVLEKVHDLCDGVLVVDTLVSLTAECEVAWRDRTYQGRRVREHEDGDPDDVRRGRALRSIDNTFSLRLTRRSLLSALHDAGFTSVCEGHVPFEPGKAEDRVTLVALKGTPVLLSTYPWVNGRSEGEIERTLHPPPPSAG, from the coding sequence GTGACCGAGGAGACCGTCCATTCGCTCGACCCCGAAGCCCTCGACATCTTCGCGAGGAAGGGAACCCAGGGGGGCCCCGACGTCCCCCAGGCGGGCCCGGCCAACGGGGTCAAGGTCCGCCGCGTCCTTCAGCTCACGCGCGATTTCGCCCGGCGCCCGTTCGAAGATCTGCGCATCCTCGATCTCGGGTGCGGCGAGGGGGTCTACGCGATCGAGGCGTCGCTGCGCGGCGCCGAGGTCCTCGCCGTCGACGCCCGCACCGGGCGCATGGAGCAGGGGGCGGCGTGCGCCGCCCGCCACGGCCTCGCGAACGTCCGCTTCGTTCAGGGGGACGTGAGGAACGTGACGCGCGACGGCGTCGGATCCTTCGACGTCGTCTACCTGCTCGGGCTCCTCTACCATCTGGACGCCCCCGACCTCTTCGCGGTTCTCGAGAAGGTGCACGACCTGTGCGACGGGGTGCTCGTCGTCGACACGCTCGTCAGCCTCACGGCGGAGTGCGAGGTCGCGTGGCGCGATCGGACGTACCAGGGACGGCGCGTCCGGGAGCACGAGGACGGCGACCCGGACGACGTGCGCAGGGGGCGCGCGCTCAGGTCGATCGACAACACCTTCAGCCTGAGGCTCACGCGGCGCTCGCTTCTCTCGGCCCTTCACGACGCCGGCTTCACGTCGGTCTGCGAGGGCCACGTTCCCTTCGAGCCGGGGAAGGCGGAGGATCGCGTCACGCTCGTGGCCCTCAAGGGGACGCCGGTGCTCCTCTCCACGTACCCGTGGGTCAACGGCAGGTCCGAGGGCGAGATCGAGCGGACGCTGCATCCGCCCCCCCCATCGGCGGGGTAG
- a CDS encoding FG-GAP repeat protein, with protein MGTAASGGAPQSTSSPTRTRAWMGALLVAALSWPAAIAQPAVLWGFFGSDVDGKLGRAVAGAGDLNDDGHDDVIVGIPGALGSRGLVIVFSGIDGHVLHAFAGEAGGLFLGATVANAGDVNGDGVNDIIAGAPSYYPGASAPPGYVRVYSGADGSTLHTIVGASATSRFGSVVAGVGDVDGDGRSDFLVGAPGPGGISGGFARLYSGADGTVLFTGSGTGTANYGQSLSGTGDIDGDGVPDFIIGSPGYDAGSRSNVGQIIAYSGATLTPLKTITGKRPAASFGWSVAGAGDVNGDGRRDIVVGAIGATFGKRTAAGQVTIFSGRDFKKIGSVKGAVSNAFLGSSVAGAGDVDGDGKDEIIIGALGSTSFGGEIFVVSGGAHGKVHFTLTGAAGENYGDSVANAGDVDNDGLPDLIVGAWGASPNAVLHAGQALVFKY; from the coding sequence ATGGGTACGGCCGCGTCCGGCGGAGCCCCCCAATCGACGTCGTCGCCGACGCGAACTCGCGCCTGGATGGGGGCGCTTCTCGTCGCCGCGCTCTCCTGGCCGGCGGCGATCGCCCAGCCGGCGGTTCTCTGGGGATTTTTCGGCTCGGACGTCGACGGGAAGCTCGGGCGGGCCGTGGCGGGTGCGGGGGATCTGAACGACGACGGCCACGACGACGTCATCGTCGGCATCCCCGGAGCTCTCGGATCCAGAGGGCTTGTGATCGTCTTCTCGGGGATCGACGGCCACGTCCTCCACGCCTTCGCCGGCGAGGCGGGGGGCCTCTTCCTTGGTGCGACCGTCGCGAATGCGGGCGACGTCAACGGCGACGGCGTCAACGACATCATCGCGGGAGCTCCGTCGTACTATCCGGGCGCCTCGGCCCCGCCGGGCTACGTCCGGGTCTACTCCGGAGCCGACGGCTCCACCCTCCACACGATCGTCGGTGCGAGCGCCACCAGCCGGTTCGGATCCGTCGTGGCCGGGGTCGGCGATGTTGACGGCGACGGCAGGTCGGATTTCCTCGTCGGCGCGCCCGGCCCGGGAGGCATCTCGGGAGGTTTCGCAAGGCTCTACTCGGGAGCCGACGGCACGGTGCTCTTCACGGGATCCGGGACGGGAACCGCCAACTACGGCCAGTCGCTCTCCGGTACCGGGGACATCGATGGCGACGGCGTGCCCGACTTCATCATCGGCTCGCCAGGGTACGACGCGGGATCCAGGAGCAACGTCGGACAGATCATCGCCTATTCCGGCGCCACCCTGACGCCCTTGAAGACGATCACGGGGAAGAGGCCCGCCGCAAGCTTCGGCTGGTCGGTCGCCGGGGCGGGGGACGTCAACGGGGACGGGAGGCGCGACATCGTCGTCGGAGCGATCGGCGCCACGTTCGGCAAGAGGACGGCAGCCGGACAGGTGACGATCTTCTCCGGAAGGGACTTCAAGAAGATCGGCTCGGTGAAAGGGGCCGTCTCGAACGCGTTCCTGGGATCCTCCGTCGCGGGCGCGGGGGACGTCGACGGAGACGGCAAGGACGAGATCATCATCGGGGCCTTGGGCAGCACTTCCTTTGGTGGGGAGATCTTCGTCGTCTCCGGAGGAGCCCACGGGAAGGTCCACTTCACCTTGACCGGGGCCGCCGGCGAGAACTACGGCGACAGCGTCGCCAACGCCGGAGACGTCGACAACGACGGTCTTCCGGATCTGATCGTCGGTGCTTGGGGCGCGAGCCCGAACGCGGTCCTGCACGCCGGCCAGGCGCTGGTCTTCAAATACTGA
- a CDS encoding terpene cyclase/mutase family protein, which yields MNASKIVTLGLALSLAAASAAGATTAPRLPRRLVDDPRAASREESAISGDAQATSSATGQAIPRALARLGAIQNAGGSWGATFEYPDTSTVVDALGRAQLPGDPFRRGFGWLTGHAPADNDELSRQLVALERVTSLDLGAPLDTLLAARNVASTNTSAPNYPEGGWGLAAGYETDSLTTSLALLALEGGGRKAGIAAVNEALAGGTTRTHTWTIASSATKARIQITVSGSTVRLRMKQGTPPTGADPYFSLPSPGTYLIVFPDSGLPFTPGTNYITIESPNPPASAATYSFTASYQTPTFDTRAFAEALEYLRQSKNGDGGWGIQRGSPTSLYTTAHVLLALLRYRDYDLDAELAAGIAYLQGQQLPGGAFGTGGVSYLTAIAALDLLEYQPCPFSAAAESAITALQSMQNPDGSWAEEPYDTGLALRALWEYDRDGDGVLADGDCSGVAGDHLCTVGMTTGCDDDCVDYFNPTQGAVVFGQTVSGQDKDTFTWPSPVDVTYVKGDLASVRTYGVIAGGAVSYATSLSTFGDVPAVKKGYYYLFRPAGNCGKTSWQSTLGAEPGRDTASLGQITIAITSPTNGAVLTASPAAVTGTVTGAEPINVTVNSVAASESAGAFTASVPLVRGANTLTAVGVDAAGFMGTSAAIGLTLVDYSIAKGGVVTGTRIFTAASSTLDQVAFYTESQMGVPAGVTYSTTSVSRISATQMQIGFQINVSASAVTGIYFFQVTYGLLDAALNPLGPLTGNVFDFEIRVTP from the coding sequence ATGAACGCCTCGAAGATCGTCACCCTCGGTCTCGCGCTCTCTCTCGCCGCGGCGTCCGCGGCGGGCGCCACGACGGCGCCGCGCCTCCCGCGCCGCCTCGTCGACGACCCGCGCGCTGCCTCGCGCGAGGAGAGCGCGATCTCGGGGGACGCGCAGGCCACCTCGTCGGCGACGGGTCAGGCCATTCCCAGAGCTCTCGCGCGCCTCGGCGCGATTCAGAACGCCGGCGGCTCCTGGGGGGCGACCTTTGAGTACCCCGACACGTCGACCGTCGTGGACGCCCTCGGCCGCGCGCAGCTCCCCGGGGATCCCTTCCGCCGCGGCTTCGGCTGGCTGACGGGGCACGCGCCGGCCGACAACGACGAGCTGTCGCGGCAGCTCGTCGCGCTCGAGCGCGTGACGTCGCTCGATCTCGGCGCGCCGCTCGACACCCTCCTCGCCGCGCGCAACGTCGCCTCGACGAACACCTCCGCGCCGAACTATCCCGAAGGAGGCTGGGGTCTCGCCGCAGGGTACGAGACCGACTCGCTCACGACGTCGCTCGCTCTTCTCGCGCTCGAGGGCGGAGGGAGGAAGGCCGGCATCGCCGCGGTGAACGAGGCGCTCGCCGGCGGCACGACGCGGACGCACACGTGGACGATCGCCTCGAGCGCGACGAAGGCCCGCATCCAGATCACCGTGAGCGGCTCGACGGTGCGCCTCCGCATGAAGCAGGGGACGCCTCCCACCGGCGCCGACCCGTACTTCTCGCTTCCCTCTCCCGGCACGTACCTCATCGTCTTCCCGGACTCCGGCCTTCCCTTCACCCCGGGAACGAACTACATCACGATCGAGAGCCCCAACCCCCCCGCCTCGGCGGCGACGTATTCGTTCACCGCCTCCTACCAGACGCCGACGTTCGACACCCGCGCCTTCGCGGAGGCGCTTGAGTACCTGAGGCAGTCGAAGAACGGCGACGGCGGGTGGGGGATCCAGAGGGGATCGCCGACCAGCCTCTACACGACGGCGCACGTCCTTCTCGCCCTCCTGAGGTACCGCGACTACGATCTCGACGCGGAGCTGGCCGCGGGGATCGCGTACCTTCAAGGGCAGCAGCTTCCCGGAGGCGCCTTCGGCACGGGCGGCGTGAGCTATCTGACCGCGATCGCCGCCCTCGATCTCCTCGAATACCAGCCGTGCCCCTTCAGCGCGGCGGCCGAGAGCGCGATCACGGCCCTGCAGTCGATGCAGAACCCCGACGGCTCGTGGGCGGAGGAGCCGTACGACACCGGCCTCGCCCTCCGGGCGCTGTGGGAGTACGACAGGGACGGCGACGGCGTCCTCGCCGACGGCGATTGCTCCGGAGTCGCAGGAGATCACCTCTGCACCGTCGGCATGACCACGGGGTGCGACGACGACTGCGTGGACTACTTCAACCCGACCCAGGGGGCGGTGGTCTTCGGCCAGACCGTCAGCGGCCAGGACAAGGACACCTTCACGTGGCCGAGCCCGGTGGACGTCACCTACGTCAAGGGCGATCTGGCCAGCGTGCGCACGTACGGCGTGATCGCCGGAGGCGCCGTCTCCTACGCCACCTCGCTGAGCACCTTCGGCGACGTGCCGGCGGTGAAGAAGGGGTACTACTACCTCTTCCGCCCGGCCGGGAACTGCGGGAAGACGAGCTGGCAGTCGACCCTGGGCGCCGAGCCCGGCAGGGACACGGCGAGCCTCGGGCAGATCACGATCGCCATCACGAGCCCGACGAATGGCGCGGTGCTCACCGCGTCGCCTGCGGCCGTCACCGGGACGGTGACGGGGGCCGAGCCGATCAACGTGACGGTGAACAGCGTCGCCGCCTCGGAGAGCGCGGGGGCCTTCACCGCGTCGGTGCCGCTGGTCCGAGGCGCCAACACGCTCACGGCCGTCGGCGTCGACGCCGCCGGGTTCATGGGGACGTCGGCCGCGATCGGCCTCACGCTCGTGGACTACTCGATCGCGAAGGGGGGGGTCGTCACCGGCACGCGGATCTTCACGGCCGCCTCCTCGACGCTCGATCAAGTCGCCTTCTACACCGAGAGCCAGATGGGTGTGCCGGCGGGGGTGACGTACTCGACGACGTCGGTGAGTCGCATCTCGGCGACGCAGATGCAGATCGGGTTCCAGATCAATGTCTCCGCGAGCGCGGTGACGGGGATCTACTTCTTCCAGGTGACGTACGGCCTGCTCGACGCGGCGCTCAATCCCCTCGGCCCGCTGACGGGAAACGTCTTCGACTTCGAGATCCGGGTCACGCCTTGA
- a CDS encoding HYR domain-containing protein: MRSRKPTNLRVRSLMLTLGIVILTGGFYMLAEDPLPEKTADEDIMSAMGRVAQTQADERDAAAAGGIQATALATGQDDDNDGPLGGQAETSLAVDPTGMHIVIGFNDTRGFSLNPASVSGFRYSDDGGVTFVDGGQLPVTTGTSAIGTTLFPQVFGDPEVKYVPGGGGCQFVYFSIVVKKFSTTGTAQTMGVHRSTDCGHTWTGPFEVTTATNPHGLLSGVNARDAADKEFADVDPETGRALMSWSNFTSTAFAPGGVEISATFSDNIFSATPPTWSARKIVAAASGDGQASIPRFVGGGSSNVYVVWRRTPVANGNNVGYARSTDNGANWSPAVQLTTNFFTMDQVPGNDRVNTSPSLAVDNSGGTFQGNVYVVYSNNSNHDGADVAFQRSIDGGLGFSAPVILDSRPGADRAQWFPWVTVDTTTGRVYVHYYDQGIAASGDLTETTFLYSDDGGVTWSKPMAMSDRPYHAGWGNDTGQPNLGDYNQSVAQGGQVFATWAGTELKGFLDQQPVGNFSTPDVFFKRAPATKISLSLGGVTFTETGGNGFIDAGETVSLKMPLLNYVTNPISAGSLTRISGTLSTSTAGVSVTQASSDYPDLAAGASALDNTDYVLQLSPSFVKGTHIELALNVSSDQGTTTLLFTQSTGTPETTTLLNENFDAATAPALPAGWSVAHGGGLNTVPWVTNGTFFGTTSNAAFHQNAQDGSTPTADPTRWERLLSPVLTVPAAAEYMTVDMDVAYDTEDDPSFNIQAFDGFFLRLTDQTTGRVIISALAEAWEEEFTTDGFLHYPKHLPRNSSTRYFEDMSCWAGDSQGFKHVHMKFPGAGGLAGARVQLRFEFTQDSSFNCANVRPGHQCGVMVDNVVVKSVVSGQADLSLTKTVSSPTVLTGDPVTYAISVSNGGPSASAGVVVSDSLSSSLTFTSCSSTGSGVCGGSGNSRTAGFASLASSGTETVTLGATVNCNVPDGTIVSNTAAVGAATPDNDPANNTGAASFTVVNPPPVIACPSDISTVNAPGLCSAPVSFPAPTATDNCGAAMVTTDIASGSSFPVGTTTVHATATDAAGATATCSFKVTVVDTTPPSITCPADISAVNDPGLCSAVVTYPAPTATDNCGAVTVATDVASGSVFPVGGTTVHATATDAAGRTSSCSFNVTVADNEPPAVAVSLSPERLWPPNHQMVTVDATVTSFDNCGATTCTLTSVSSSEPDNATGNGDGNTTNDIQNAAPGTLDLSFDFRAERAGTGQGRLYTAGYTCVDIHGNPATSARSAFVPHDQSGVEDPMSIEMNLVGADPVLSWNAVGGAEYYSVIRGNVAQLSEQTNFLNLGAVDCLEPRTLQTSRLDTDTPAPGKVFFYLVAYHHGLDSTYGTPSASKPRVPGRSCP; this comes from the coding sequence ATGCGCAGCCGGAAGCCGACGAATCTCCGAGTCCGCTCTCTCATGCTGACGCTGGGAATCGTGATCCTGACCGGCGGTTTCTACATGCTGGCGGAGGATCCTCTTCCGGAGAAGACGGCCGACGAGGACATCATGTCGGCGATGGGTCGCGTGGCCCAGACGCAGGCCGACGAGCGGGACGCCGCCGCCGCGGGAGGAATTCAGGCCACGGCGCTCGCCACCGGGCAGGACGACGACAACGACGGCCCGCTCGGCGGGCAGGCCGAGACCTCGCTCGCCGTGGACCCCACCGGCATGCACATCGTGATCGGCTTCAACGACACGCGGGGTTTCTCCCTCAATCCCGCGTCGGTGTCCGGGTTCCGGTACTCGGATGACGGCGGCGTGACCTTCGTCGACGGCGGCCAGCTCCCCGTCACGACGGGGACGAGCGCCATCGGCACCACGCTCTTCCCTCAGGTCTTCGGCGATCCCGAGGTCAAGTACGTCCCCGGCGGTGGGGGCTGCCAGTTCGTCTACTTCTCGATCGTCGTCAAGAAGTTCTCCACCACCGGCACGGCGCAGACGATGGGCGTGCACCGCTCGACCGACTGCGGCCACACGTGGACGGGCCCCTTCGAGGTGACGACCGCGACCAACCCCCACGGTCTTCTCTCGGGCGTGAACGCCCGCGATGCAGCCGACAAGGAATTCGCCGACGTCGACCCGGAGACCGGCCGCGCCCTCATGAGCTGGTCCAATTTCACCTCGACGGCCTTCGCCCCCGGCGGCGTGGAGATCTCGGCGACCTTCTCGGACAACATCTTCTCGGCGACGCCGCCGACCTGGTCGGCCCGCAAGATCGTCGCCGCCGCCTCCGGCGACGGCCAGGCCTCGATTCCCCGATTCGTCGGGGGCGGGTCGTCGAACGTCTACGTCGTGTGGCGGCGCACACCGGTTGCGAACGGAAACAACGTCGGCTACGCCCGCTCGACGGACAACGGCGCCAACTGGAGCCCGGCGGTGCAGCTGACCACGAACTTCTTCACCATGGATCAGGTCCCGGGGAACGACCGCGTCAACACCTCTCCCTCCCTCGCCGTGGACAACTCGGGCGGAACTTTCCAGGGAAACGTCTACGTCGTCTACTCCAACAACTCGAACCATGACGGCGCCGACGTCGCTTTCCAGCGCAGCATCGATGGCGGGCTGGGCTTCTCCGCACCGGTGATCCTCGACAGCCGCCCCGGCGCCGACCGGGCGCAGTGGTTCCCCTGGGTCACGGTCGACACGACGACGGGCCGCGTGTACGTTCACTACTACGACCAGGGGATCGCCGCGAGCGGTGATCTCACGGAGACGACCTTCCTGTACTCCGACGACGGCGGCGTCACGTGGAGCAAGCCGATGGCCATGAGCGACCGCCCGTACCACGCGGGGTGGGGGAACGACACGGGCCAGCCGAACCTCGGGGACTACAACCAGAGCGTGGCCCAGGGGGGCCAGGTTTTCGCGACGTGGGCCGGCACCGAGCTGAAGGGGTTCCTCGACCAGCAGCCGGTCGGGAACTTCAGCACCCCCGACGTCTTCTTCAAGCGCGCCCCCGCCACGAAGATCTCGCTGAGCCTCGGCGGCGTCACCTTCACCGAGACCGGCGGGAACGGCTTCATCGACGCGGGGGAGACGGTCAGCCTGAAGATGCCGCTCCTCAACTACGTCACCAACCCGATCAGCGCCGGCAGCCTCACCCGGATCAGCGGCACGCTGTCCACCTCCACCGCGGGGGTGTCGGTCACCCAGGCGAGCTCGGACTACCCCGACCTCGCCGCGGGAGCCAGCGCGCTCGACAACACCGACTACGTCCTCCAGCTCTCCCCCTCGTTCGTGAAGGGGACGCACATCGAGCTGGCGCTGAACGTCTCGAGCGACCAGGGGACGACGACCCTGCTCTTCACGCAGTCCACCGGCACGCCCGAGACGACGACCCTCTTGAATGAAAACTTCGACGCGGCGACCGCGCCGGCGCTGCCGGCGGGATGGAGCGTCGCCCACGGCGGTGGCCTGAACACGGTTCCCTGGGTCACGAACGGCACCTTCTTCGGCACGACCTCCAACGCGGCCTTCCACCAGAACGCCCAGGACGGCAGCACGCCGACCGCCGACCCGACGCGATGGGAGCGGCTGCTCAGCCCCGTCCTGACGGTTCCGGCGGCCGCCGAGTACATGACCGTCGACATGGACGTCGCCTACGACACGGAGGACGACCCCTCCTTCAACATCCAGGCCTTCGACGGCTTCTTCCTGCGTCTCACCGACCAGACCACTGGAAGGGTCATCATCTCCGCTCTGGCCGAGGCCTGGGAGGAGGAGTTCACCACCGACGGCTTCTTGCACTATCCCAAGCACCTCCCGCGCAACAGCAGCACCCGCTACTTCGAGGACATGTCGTGCTGGGCCGGCGATTCGCAGGGCTTCAAGCACGTCCACATGAAGTTCCCCGGCGCCGGCGGCCTGGCCGGAGCCAGGGTGCAGCTCCGGTTCGAGTTCACCCAGGACAGCTCCTTCAACTGCGCGAACGTCCGCCCCGGCCATCAGTGCGGCGTCATGGTGGACAACGTCGTGGTGAAGAGCGTCGTCTCGGGCCAGGCCGACCTGAGCCTGACGAAGACCGTCTCGTCCCCGACGGTGCTGACGGGCGATCCCGTCACCTACGCGATCTCCGTGTCGAACGGAGGGCCGAGCGCGTCGGCCGGCGTCGTCGTGAGCGACAGCCTCTCCTCCTCGCTGACCTTCACCTCATGCTCCTCGACGGGGTCGGGGGTCTGCGGCGGGAGCGGGAACAGCCGCACCGCCGGCTTCGCCTCCCTCGCGTCGAGCGGGACCGAGACCGTCACGCTGGGTGCGACGGTGAACTGCAACGTCCCGGACGGGACGATCGTCTCGAACACGGCCGCCGTGGGCGCGGCGACCCCGGACAACGACCCGGCCAACAACACGGGCGCCGCGTCGTTCACCGTCGTGAACCCGCCGCCGGTGATCGCGTGCCCGTCCGACATCAGCACCGTCAACGCCCCGGGCCTCTGCTCGGCGCCCGTCAGCTTCCCGGCCCCCACGGCCACTGACAACTGCGGCGCCGCGATGGTCACGACCGACATCGCCTCCGGCTCGAGCTTCCCGGTGGGGACCACCACCGTTCACGCCACCGCGACCGACGCGGCCGGAGCGACCGCGACGTGCAGCTTCAAGGTCACGGTCGTGGACACGACGCCCCCGTCGATCACCTGCCCCGCGGACATCAGCGCCGTCAACGATCCCGGTCTCTGCTCCGCCGTCGTCACCTACCCGGCGCCCACGGCCACCGACAACTGCGGCGCCGTGACGGTGGCGACCGACGTCGCCTCCGGCTCGGTCTTCCCGGTGGGCGGCACGACCGTGCACGCGACGGCCACCGATGCCGCCGGCCGCACGTCGTCCTGCTCCTTCAATGTGACGGTCGCGGACAACGAGCCCCCGGCGGTGGCCGTGAGCCTCAGCCCGGAGCGGCTGTGGCCCCCGAACCACCAGATGGTCACCGTCGACGCGACGGTGACATCGTTCGACAACTGCGGCGCGACGACCTGCACGCTGACGTCGGTGAGCAGCAGCGAGCCCGACAACGCGACCGGGAACGGCGACGGGAACACCACGAACGACATCCAGAACGCCGCACCCGGAACGCTCGATCTCTCGTTCGATTTCCGCGCCGAGCGCGCGGGGACGGGCCAGGGCCGCCTCTACACGGCCGGCTACACCTGCGTCGACATCCACGGCAACCCGGCGACCTCCGCGAGGTCGGCCTTCGTGCCGCACGACCAGTCAGGCGTCGAGGACCCGATGAGCATCGAGATGAACCTCGTCGGTGCCGACCCGGTGCTGTCGTGGAACGCCGTGGGAGGCGCCGAGTACTACAGCGTCATCCGCGGAAACGTCGCGCAGCTCTCCGAGCAGACGAACTTCCTGAACCTCGGCGCGGTGGACTGCCTCGAGCCGCGCACGCTCCAGACCAGCCGCCTGGACACCGACACGCCGGCGCCCGGGAAGGTCTTCTTCTACCTCGTGGCGTACCACCACGGGCTGGACAGCACGTACGGGACGCCTTCGGCCTCGAAGCCCCGGGTCCCCGGCAGAAGCTGCCCGTAG
- a CDS encoding class I SAM-dependent methyltransferase has translation MDGLLGHVVPPRVSPDGPRVYSAPVDEFISRLFADPAMLRMGHAQRAGDLNLGLGWIYYALARVIRPRTAVVIGSWRGFVPAILGKALADNSEGGEVVFVDPSFVDDFWSDSARVTGHFASLGAPNVRHVRATTQEFVATEEYRHLAGVGMAMVDGFHTAEQARFDYLAMLPKLAPEAVTLFHDSVRRWESPIYGKDRPYEHTVCLLMHRLRETPGLEVLSFPFDGGLTLVRGLPSSLEAIEAPFEPGAVTRPPFGS, from the coding sequence ATGGACGGTCTCCTCGGTCACGTCGTTCCTCCTCGAGTGTCCCCTGACGGGCCCCGCGTGTATTCTGCTCCCGTGGACGAGTTCATCTCACGACTCTTCGCCGACCCCGCGATGCTCCGGATGGGGCACGCGCAGCGCGCCGGCGACCTCAACCTCGGCCTGGGTTGGATCTACTACGCCCTCGCGCGCGTGATCCGCCCCCGGACCGCCGTCGTCATCGGCTCCTGGCGGGGGTTCGTCCCTGCCATTCTCGGGAAGGCGCTGGCGGACAACTCCGAGGGGGGCGAGGTGGTCTTCGTCGATCCGTCGTTCGTGGACGACTTCTGGTCCGACTCGGCGCGCGTGACGGGGCACTTCGCGTCGCTCGGCGCGCCGAACGTCCGGCATGTCCGGGCGACGACGCAGGAGTTCGTCGCGACCGAAGAGTACCGGCATCTCGCCGGCGTCGGGATGGCGATGGTGGACGGCTTCCACACGGCGGAGCAGGCGCGCTTCGACTACCTCGCGATGCTCCCCAAGCTCGCACCGGAGGCGGTCACCCTCTTCCACGACAGCGTGCGCCGGTGGGAGAGCCCGATCTACGGGAAGGACCGCCCCTACGAGCACACCGTCTGCCTCCTCATGCATAGGCTGCGCGAGACGCCCGGCCTCGAGGTCCTCTCGTTCCCGTTCGACGGCGGGCTGACCCTCGTGCGCGGGCTCCCTTCGTCTCTCGAGGCGATCGAGGCTCCCTTCGAGCCGGGCGCAGTCACCCGTCCTCCCTTCGGTTCCTGA